In one Hemiscyllium ocellatum isolate sHemOce1 chromosome 27, sHemOce1.pat.X.cur, whole genome shotgun sequence genomic region, the following are encoded:
- the LOC132828633 gene encoding gastrula zinc finger protein XlCGF71.1-like, with protein MAGKSSVHKLWKCGDCGKGFNYPSQVEIHRCSHTGERPFTCTKCGKEYVQVAHLLKHRLIHSDERPFKCFDCGNCFKSSEELMSHQRVHSNERPFKCSHCGSGFKRSSQLTEHQRVHTGERPFNCSECGKRFTNSSNLLTHQRVHTDERPFKCPDCEKCYNSSRELMSHQRIHTDERPFRCSNCGTGFRRSSQLTEHHLLHAGQRPFTCSVCGKGFCQSSRLLRHHQVHE; from the coding sequence ATGGCAGGAAAAAGCTCTGTTCATAAACTCTGGAAATGTGGagactgtgggaagggatttaaTTATCCTTCTCAGGTGGAAATTCACCGATGTAGTCACACTGGGGAAAGACCGTTCACCTGCACCAAGTGTGGGAAAGAATACGTCCAGGTAGCCCATCTGCTGAAACATCGGCTGATTCACTCTGATGAAAGACCTTTCAAATGTTTTGACTGTGGGAACTGTTTTAAAAGCTCTGAGGAACTAATGTCTCATCAACGTGTACACTCTAATGAGAGACCATTCAAGTGTTcccactgtgggtctggattcaaaCGATCATCTCAACTCACtgaacaccagcgagttcacactggagagaggccCTTCAACTGTTCTGAATGTGGCAAGAGATTCACTAATTCATCCAACCTTTTGacacaccagcgggttcacactgatgagagaccatttaaatgtccagaCTGTGAGAAGTGCTACAACAGTTCCAGGGAATTGATGTCCCATCAACGTATTCACACTGATGAGAGACCTTTCAGGTGCTCGAACTGTGGGACTGGGTTCAGACGATCATCTCAACTTACTGAACACCATCTGCTTCACGCTGGGCAGAGGCCGTTCActtgctcagtgtgtgggaagggattttgTCAGTCTTCTAGACTGCTGAGGCACCACCAAGTTCATGAGTAA
- the LOC132828716 gene encoding gastrula zinc finger protein XlCGF7.1-like produces the protein MEGNGALQCSVCGPSFSQSPALSEHDCSQSGGKPWKCGDCGKGFKSPSELDTHQRSHTGERPFTCSECGKGFSQLSTLKTHQRVHTGERPFTCPDCGKGFTQSSALQTHQRVHTGERPFICSDCGKSCSQLTNLLAHQRVHTDERPFKCPDCGKCFKSSGELMRHQRLHTDERPFRCSHCGTGFKRSSQLTVHQRIHTEERPFTCTECGTGFTRSSHLLTHQRVHTGGRLFICLECGKGFTRSSILVIHRRTHTGERPFTCSECGKGFINSSNLLRHQRVHKQPQ, from the coding sequence ATGGAAGGAAACGGCGCCCTTCAGTGTAGTGTGTGTGGGCCCAGCTTCagccagtcacctgccctgtccgAACATGACTGCAGCCAAAGTGGGGGTAAACCTTGGAAATGTGGagactgtgggaagggattcaaatCCCCATCTGAGCTGGACACTCATCAGCGCAGTCACACAGGGGAgcggccgttcacctgctctgagtgtggaaAGGGATTCTCTCAATTGTCCACCCTAAAGacacaccagcgggttcacactggggagaggccgtttacCTGTCCtgactgtgggaagggattcactcagtcctcTGCCCTGCAGacacaccagcgggttcacactggggagaggccgttcatctGCTCTGACTGTGGGAAGTCATGCTCTCAGTTAACCAATCTCCTCGCACACCAACGTGTTCACACTGACGAGAGACCTTTCAAATGCCCAGACTGTGGGAAATGCTTTAAAAGTTCTGGGGAACTGATGCGACATCAACGCCTCCATACTGACGAGAGACCGTTCAGGTGCTCCCACTGTGGGACTGGGTTCAAGCGATCATCTCAACTCACTGTTCACCAGCGAATTCACACcgaggagaggccattcacctgcaccGAGTGTGGGACAGGATTCACTCGGTCATCCCATCTGCTCacccaccagcgagttcacactggagGGAGGCTCTTCATCTGCTTAGAGTGTGGAAAGGGATTCACGCGTTCATCCATCTTGGTGATACATCGGCGCACTCACACCGGGGAAAGGCCGTTCACGTGCTCTGAGTGCGGTAAGGGATTCATTAATTCGTCcaacctgctgagacaccagcgagttcacaagcAACCACAATGA